Within the Orenia metallireducens genome, the region AAAATTCTAATAAATACAGTTGCATTTAATTTGTTATTCTTTTTAAACTTCGTACTTTCAACCTTACTGGTAATTTTAGCAAAATCCCTCATAGTAACCCTACCTTTATATAACATTACAATTAATTCTAAATTGCTATTTTATATTTGTATAATTCTAGATATATAAAATAATTCCTACCTATCTATTTCAAAATAATGAAAATTTAATAATTTTAAAATATTTTTAGATCCTCTCTTATATCTATAACAAGATTTTAAAACTCTCCTTTCTTTGTTAAAATTAATCATAGTAAATTTAGGGTTACTAGTCTTTGTACTTAATATCATATTATTCTTAAACTTGAAATATGTGTATTTTATGATAGATTCTCTATAATAGCTGATTAACTTTTTATAGTATAGATGTATGAATATATATTATAACTTTATGGGTAGATTGCGACAGTTTTACTTTTAAAAAATCATAACTCTATAGAAATTAAAACTCATCCTTAATAATAAAGAAACTCAGCCATTAATAGCTGAGTTTCTTTATAGAGATTATATATTTTCATTAATAGAGTCACCTTCATTTGTTACAATTTCTGTCCTAGATAAGCTATTCATAATAATAGCTATAGAACCATCACCCATTACATTAGCTGCTGTACCGAAGCTATCTTGTGCTAAATGTAGGGCAATCATCAAAGATTTCTGCATACCTCCAAAGCCTAACATTCCTTCTAATAGTCCTAAGGAAGCCATTACCCCTCCTCCTGGAATTCCAGGTGCTGCTACCATAGTTACTCCTAACATTAAGATAAAGGGAAACATCGCAGCAAAGGTTACTGCCTGACCACTTAACATCATTACAGCCATTGAAGCTAAAGTTAAAGTAATAGTATCACCTGCTAAGTGGATAGTTGCACCTAAAGGAATTACAAAATCTGCAATGTCTTCTTCTACATCATTGCTTAATACTGAACGTACTGTTACTGGAATAGTAGCTGCTGAAGATTGAGTTCCTATTGCAGTAAAGTATGCTGGTAGCATATTTTTGATAGATTTAACTGGATTTCTCTTACCGATATGACAAGCAATTAAATACTGGATAACTACATAAGTAGTCTGTAATCCAATAATAAGTATAAATACTTTACCAAAAGAAGA harbors:
- a CDS encoding dicarboxylate/amino acid:cation symporter, with product MKKLGLLPKLVIGIIVGLILGTFCLKAGSEWPISLLKTFNGIFGSLLSYIIPFIIIAFVAPGIAELGKGASKLLGIATAIAYLSTIIAGTLAFILGKALLPVLLNGNTDLNTIDNTVKAFFNIDIPPMMGVMTALVTAFMIGLGMANIQGKSLYNVIKDFQNIVQKVIKVVIIPLLPLHIAGIIANMSYAGKVASIMSSFGKVFILIIGLQTTYVVIQYLIACHIGKRNPVKSIKNMLPAYFTAIGTQSSAATIPVTVRSVLSNDVEEDIADFVIPLGATIHLAGDTITLTLASMAVMMLSGQAVTFAAMFPFILMLGVTMVAAPGIPGGGVMASLGLLEGMLGFGGMQKSLMIALHLAQDSFGTAANVMGDGSIAIIMNSLSRTEIVTNEGDSINENI